One genomic segment of Streptomyces sp. TLI_146 includes these proteins:
- a CDS encoding TetR/AcrR family transcriptional regulator: MHIQDSHWQSAVVASADGNGRVGAVGGGGSASASRSAPLRVDAQRNLEHVLRAAREVFGELGYGAPMEDVARRARVGVGTVYRRFPSKDVLVRRIAEEETARLTDQARTALGQEEEPWSALSRFLRTSVASGAGRLLPPQVLRVGVDVDSEESTVVGGAVSPVPVLEPVESLDSSGSGGAEARVPQQRQAGLAGASGVPGVPGVPDLRVVEPRSASMDELDDAGAAELLAVVGQLVQRAREAGELRGDVTVADVLLVIATAAPSLPDPHQQAAASARLLDILLEGLRSRPAG; encoded by the coding sequence ATGCATATTCAGGACTCTCATTGGCAGTCCGCCGTCGTCGCGTCGGCGGACGGCAATGGACGTGTGGGCGCGGTCGGCGGTGGTGGGAGCGCTTCCGCTTCCCGCTCCGCGCCGCTGCGGGTGGACGCCCAGCGCAATCTGGAGCACGTGCTGCGCGCCGCGCGCGAGGTGTTCGGCGAGCTGGGGTACGGCGCGCCGATGGAGGACGTGGCGCGCCGCGCCCGCGTCGGAGTCGGCACGGTGTACCGGCGCTTCCCGAGCAAGGACGTGCTGGTGCGGCGGATAGCCGAGGAGGAGACCGCGCGTCTCACCGACCAGGCGCGGACCGCGCTGGGTCAGGAGGAGGAGCCGTGGTCGGCGCTCTCCCGGTTCCTGCGGACGTCGGTGGCGTCCGGGGCCGGGCGGCTGCTGCCGCCGCAGGTGCTGCGGGTCGGGGTGGACGTGGACTCCGAGGAGTCGACGGTGGTGGGCGGTGCCGTCTCGCCCGTGCCCGTCCTTGAGCCGGTCGAGTCGCTCGACTCGTCGGGCTCCGGCGGCGCCGAGGCCCGTGTGCCGCAGCAGCGGCAGGCCGGGTTGGCGGGTGCGTCCGGGGTGCCGGGCGTGCCTGGCGTGCCCGATCTGCGGGTCGTCGAGCCGCGGTCGGCGTCCATGGACGAGCTGGACGACGCGGGGGCGGCGGAGCTGCTCGCGGTCGTCGGGCAGCTGGTGCAGCGGGCTCGTGAGGCGGGGGAGCTGCGGGGGGATGTGACCGTGGCCGATGTGCTGCTCGTGATAGCCACGGCGGCGCCTTCGCTGCCGGATCCGCATCAGCAGGCTGCGGCTTCTGCTCGGCTGCTGGACATTTTGCTGGAGGGGTTGCGGTCGCGGCCGGCGGGCTAG
- a CDS encoding NAD(P)/FAD-dependent oxidoreductase → MVKAAINRGPSPEPPPGTRILVVGGGYVGMYTALRLQRELKAQLRDGRVAITVVAPDPYMTYQPFLPEAAAGSISPRHVVVPLRRVLDRCHIVIGEAQRIDHAARTATVTTLATEEEGTGPVEIAYDELVLAPGSISRTLPVPGLADYAIGFKTVEEAIGLRNHVIEQMDIASSTRDPAVRDAALTFVFVGGGYAGVEALAELEDMARYTARYYHNIKPEDLKWILVEASDRILPEVGEEMGRYAIRELRGRNIDVRLETRLDSCENRVAVLSDGSRFPTRTVVWTAGVKPAPVLAATDLPLTERGRLKCTAKLQVEGVEQAWAAGDAAAVPDVTAAEKDKECAPNAQHAVRQAKVLAENIAASVNGKPLREYAHKYVGSVASLGLHKGVAHVYGRKLKGYPAWFMHRAYHLSRVPTFNRKARVLAEWTLAGLFKREIVSLGSLEHPRAEFELAAGGGPAKPGPEPGPEPGPKGTGGKEN, encoded by the coding sequence ATGGTGAAGGCTGCGATCAATCGGGGGCCGAGCCCCGAACCACCGCCCGGCACGCGCATTCTCGTCGTGGGCGGCGGCTACGTCGGGATGTACACGGCGCTGCGTCTGCAGCGCGAGCTCAAGGCGCAGCTGCGCGACGGCCGGGTGGCCATCACCGTGGTCGCCCCGGATCCGTACATGACGTACCAGCCGTTCCTGCCGGAGGCGGCCGCCGGATCCATCTCGCCGCGGCATGTCGTCGTCCCGCTGCGCCGCGTCCTGGACCGCTGCCACATCGTCATCGGCGAGGCGCAGCGCATCGACCACGCCGCGCGGACCGCGACCGTCACCACCCTCGCCACCGAGGAGGAGGGCACCGGGCCGGTCGAGATCGCGTACGACGAACTGGTCCTGGCGCCCGGCTCGATCTCCCGCACCCTGCCGGTCCCCGGTCTCGCCGACTACGCGATCGGCTTCAAGACCGTCGAAGAGGCCATCGGGCTGCGCAACCACGTCATCGAGCAGATGGACATCGCCTCCTCCACCCGCGACCCGGCCGTCCGCGACGCGGCCCTGACCTTCGTCTTCGTCGGCGGCGGCTACGCGGGCGTGGAGGCGCTCGCCGAGCTGGAGGACATGGCCCGCTACACCGCGCGGTACTACCACAACATCAAGCCCGAGGACCTGAAGTGGATCCTGGTGGAGGCCAGCGACCGGATCCTGCCCGAGGTCGGCGAGGAGATGGGCCGGTACGCCATCAGGGAGCTGCGCGGCCGCAACATCGACGTACGTCTGGAGACGCGCCTCGACTCCTGCGAGAACCGCGTCGCCGTGCTCAGCGACGGCTCCCGCTTCCCCACCCGTACGGTCGTGTGGACCGCCGGGGTCAAGCCCGCGCCCGTCCTCGCCGCCACCGATCTGCCGCTCACCGAGCGCGGCCGCCTCAAGTGCACCGCGAAGCTCCAGGTGGAGGGCGTCGAGCAGGCCTGGGCGGCCGGGGACGCCGCCGCCGTACCGGACGTCACCGCCGCCGAGAAGGACAAGGAGTGCGCGCCCAACGCGCAGCACGCGGTGCGCCAGGCCAAGGTGCTCGCCGAGAACATCGCCGCCTCCGTCAACGGGAAGCCGCTGCGCGAGTACGCGCACAAGTACGTGGGCTCGGTCGCCTCGCTCGGCCTCCACAAGGGCGTGGCCCATGTCTACGGCCGCAAGCTCAAGGGCTATCCCGCCTGGTTCATGCACCGCGCCTACCACCTGAGCCGCGTGCCCACCTTCAACCGCAAGGCGCGCGTACTCGCCGAGTGGACGCTCGCGGGCCTGTTCAAGCGTGAGATCGTCTCGCTCGGCTCGCTGGAGCACCCGCGCGCCGAATTCGAGCTGGCGGCGGGCGGCGGCCCCGCCAAACCGGGCCCCGAGCCGGGTCCCGAACCGGGTCCCAAGGGGACCGGCGGCAAGGAGAACTGA
- a CDS encoding SpoIIE family protein phosphatase encodes MNFTRWSARLPGTQRRAAARTDRGSVPAARGESGPGPDTWPDGDGTEGPAAPALEELSVRQLLGQLPALAALVYGPEHRVAYVNDAYATTFGPRPVGAPAAKALPELDELGLLPLMDQVLRSGKPRTVKSRKAQGGGSYTVTCTPVEIPARGEAGGGVLVFAADVTDHAEAAERLRASERRHRETAVTLQRSLLPQELEQPDDLRVAVTYQPGGTDAAVGGDWYDVITLGAGRTALVIGDVMGRGVRAAAVMGQLRTAVRAYARLDLPPHEVLQLLDGLAAEIDASQIATCVYAVHDPNEGRLVYASAGHLPLLVRHEDGSVHRAADPTGPPLGTGGWLHTSGTIALPPGATAVLYTDGLVERRGEDIDEGVASLERALSGAVGTPQVVCDRLIRSLGVTAEHDDDVAVLVLQHPARTGPDAELFHNAALDLLGGVEAAPRARAFASGVLASWRFPVELRDLGVLAASELVANSLQHGTPPMRLRLRRTDRRLIIEVTDGDDHLPRRRRAEPGDESGRGISIVATIASSWGSRRTPGGGKAVWCEFALPG; translated from the coding sequence GTGAACTTCACGCGTTGGAGCGCCCGGCTCCCCGGTACGCAGCGCCGCGCCGCCGCACGGACCGACCGGGGCTCCGTGCCCGCCGCGCGCGGTGAGTCCGGGCCCGGGCCCGACACCTGGCCGGACGGCGACGGGACGGAGGGCCCGGCGGCGCCCGCCCTGGAGGAGCTGTCGGTCCGTCAGCTCCTCGGCCAGCTCCCGGCCCTCGCCGCCCTGGTGTACGGCCCGGAACACCGTGTGGCGTACGTGAACGACGCGTACGCGACGACGTTCGGCCCCCGCCCCGTCGGCGCCCCCGCCGCCAAGGCGCTGCCCGAGCTGGACGAGCTGGGCCTGCTGCCGCTGATGGACCAGGTGCTGCGCAGCGGCAAGCCGCGCACGGTGAAGTCCCGCAAGGCCCAGGGCGGCGGGTCGTACACGGTCACCTGCACCCCGGTCGAGATCCCCGCGCGCGGGGAGGCGGGCGGCGGGGTGCTCGTCTTCGCGGCCGACGTCACCGACCACGCCGAGGCCGCCGAGCGGCTGCGCGCCAGCGAGCGCCGCCACCGCGAGACCGCCGTGACGCTCCAGCGCTCCCTGCTCCCGCAGGAGCTGGAGCAGCCCGACGACCTGCGGGTCGCCGTCACGTACCAGCCGGGCGGCACGGACGCGGCGGTCGGCGGCGACTGGTACGACGTGATCACGCTGGGCGCCGGGCGCACCGCGCTGGTGATCGGGGACGTGATGGGGCGCGGGGTCCGCGCGGCCGCCGTGATGGGCCAGCTCCGCACGGCGGTGCGGGCGTACGCACGCCTGGACCTGCCCCCGCACGAGGTGCTCCAGCTGCTCGACGGCCTGGCCGCCGAGATCGACGCCAGCCAGATCGCCACCTGCGTCTACGCGGTCCACGACCCCAACGAAGGCCGCCTCGTCTACGCCTCGGCGGGCCACCTGCCCCTCCTCGTCCGCCACGAGGACGGCAGTGTGCACCGCGCGGCGGACCCGACCGGGCCCCCGCTGGGCACCGGCGGCTGGCTGCACACCTCCGGCACGATCGCCCTGCCGCCCGGCGCGACCGCCGTCCTCTATACGGACGGCCTGGTCGAGCGCAGGGGAGAGGACATCGACGAGGGCGTGGCGTCCCTGGAGCGCGCGCTGTCCGGCGCGGTCGGCACCCCGCAGGTCGTCTGCGACCGGCTGATCCGCTCGCTCGGGGTGACCGCCGAGCACGACGACGACGTGGCGGTCCTGGTCCTCCAGCACCCGGCCCGCACCGGCCCGGACGCCGAGCTGTTCCACAACGCGGCGCTCGACCTGCTCGGCGGCGTGGAAGCCGCGCCACGCGCGCGTGCCTTCGCGTCCGGGGTGCTGGCCTCCTGGCGCTTCCCGGTCGAACTGCGCGACCTGGGAGTCCTGGCGGCGAGCGAACTGGTGGCGAACTCGCTCCAGCACGGCACCCCGCCGATGCGGCTGCGCCTGCGCCGCACCGACCGCCGGCTGATCATCGAGGTGACGGACGGCGACGACCACCTGCCGCGCCGCCGCCGCGCCGAGCCCGGGGACGAGTCAGGACGAGGCATCTCGATCGTCGCGACGATCGCCTCGTCCTGGGGTTCGCGCCGCACACCGGGCGGCGGCAAAGCGGTGTGGTGCGAGTTCGCCCTGCCGGGCTGA
- a CDS encoding MFS transporter codes for MGAAMRRIQAGNALSAFGLGFTVPYLYIYVASVRGLGSFWAGIVLGVFALAALVALLFTGRVIDRRGPLPVLVGAAVTAAVGALCLGLANNLVTVLGSAALLGAGTAVMQPALATMIVWCSGPTSRTRAFAMQFFLQNLGLGIGGLFGGQIVDESRPASFTLLFAIEAGMFLVLAAIALSVKLPRNAVIADARPKDGKGGSGFRAVLAHRAMLQLCVLGFVLFFACYGQFESGLAAYGTEAAGIDPSALGFALAANTAVIVVAQFLVLRFVERRRRSRVIASVGLIWTVAWLFAGYAGLGHGSQTMATAAFVSTYALFGLGEAMLSPTVAPLVADLAPESMVGQYNSAFALVKQMALALGPFVGGPMGATLHGPYIVTFILFSLGITVLALRLGRKLTPAQDQPTLAAPSRVVAVHKSEQVGAAA; via the coding sequence ATGGGCGCGGCGATGCGCCGAATCCAGGCGGGGAACGCGCTGAGCGCGTTCGGACTCGGGTTCACCGTTCCGTATCTGTACATCTACGTGGCTTCGGTGCGCGGGCTCGGCTCCTTCTGGGCCGGGATCGTCCTCGGCGTCTTCGCCCTGGCCGCGCTCGTCGCGCTGCTCTTCACCGGCCGGGTCATCGACCGCCGCGGCCCCCTGCCCGTCCTGGTCGGCGCCGCTGTCACGGCCGCCGTGGGCGCGCTGTGCCTCGGGCTCGCCAACAATCTGGTGACCGTCCTCGGGTCCGCCGCCCTGCTCGGCGCGGGCACCGCGGTCATGCAGCCGGCGCTCGCCACCATGATCGTGTGGTGCTCGGGGCCGACCTCCCGTACCCGTGCCTTCGCCATGCAGTTCTTCCTGCAGAACCTCGGGCTCGGCATCGGCGGGCTCTTCGGCGGCCAGATCGTCGACGAGAGCCGTCCGGCGTCCTTCACCCTGCTCTTCGCCATCGAGGCCGGGATGTTCCTGGTCCTCGCCGCGATCGCGCTGTCCGTGAAGCTGCCGCGCAACGCGGTCATCGCGGACGCCCGCCCCAAGGACGGCAAGGGCGGCAGCGGCTTCCGGGCCGTGCTCGCCCACCGCGCCATGCTCCAGCTCTGCGTCCTCGGCTTCGTGCTGTTCTTCGCCTGCTACGGGCAGTTCGAGTCGGGTCTCGCGGCGTACGGCACCGAGGCCGCCGGAATCGACCCGTCGGCCCTGGGCTTCGCCCTGGCCGCCAACACCGCCGTCATCGTGGTCGCCCAGTTCCTGGTGCTGCGCTTCGTCGAGCGCCGCCGCCGCAGCCGCGTCATCGCGTCCGTGGGGCTCATCTGGACCGTGGCCTGGCTCTTCGCCGGGTACGCGGGGCTCGGCCACGGCAGCCAGACCATGGCGACCGCCGCGTTCGTCTCCACGTACGCGCTGTTCGGGCTCGGTGAGGCGATGCTGTCGCCGACCGTGGCGCCGCTGGTCGCGGACCTGGCGCCGGAGTCGATGGTCGGCCAGTACAACTCGGCGTTCGCGCTGGTCAAGCAGATGGCGCTGGCGCTCGGCCCGTTCGTGGGCGGGCCGATGGGTGCGACGCTGCACGGCCCGTACATCGTCACCTTCATTCTGTTCTCGCTCGGCATCACCGTGCTGGCGCTGCGGCTCGGCCGGAAGCTGACGCCCGCGCAGGACCAGCCGACGCTCGCGGCCCCCTCGCGGGTGGTCGCCGTGCACAAGAGCGAGCAGGTCGGCGCTGCGGCCTGA
- a CDS encoding MarR family winged helix-turn-helix transcriptional regulator, with protein sequence MAETTEPGGPTGPAGPEEPTLDEQIAAYQREFRDLDPQVEKVVSALGRLNRRMNVAYGRQVAALGISNAEWEVLKTLVLAGKPYRLGPGELAKRLGLTPAAMTHRIDRMAGEGLVTRDRDENNRVRVIVELTDEGRTKWLEAMQMATDFEEDLLQDLTPDERGALGEMLIRLLRRVEHAQPDAGGRLTDLD encoded by the coding sequence ATGGCTGAGACCACCGAGCCCGGCGGCCCCACCGGCCCAGCGGGCCCCGAGGAGCCGACCCTCGACGAGCAGATCGCGGCGTACCAGCGCGAGTTCCGCGACCTGGACCCCCAGGTCGAGAAGGTCGTCTCGGCCCTGGGCCGGCTGAACCGCCGGATGAACGTGGCGTACGGCCGCCAGGTCGCCGCACTCGGCATCAGCAACGCCGAGTGGGAGGTCCTGAAGACCCTCGTCCTCGCGGGCAAGCCGTACCGGCTGGGCCCCGGCGAGCTCGCCAAGCGCCTCGGCCTCACCCCCGCCGCTATGACCCACCGCATCGACCGCATGGCGGGCGAAGGCCTGGTCACGCGCGACCGGGACGAGAACAACCGGGTGCGCGTCATCGTCGAGCTGACGGACGAGGGGCGTACGAAGTGGCTGGAGGCCATGCAGATGGCCACCGACTTCGAGGAGGACCTGCTCCAGGACCTCACCCCGGACGAGCGCGGGGCGCTCGGCGAGATGCTGATCCGTCTGCTGCGGCGGGTGGAGCACGCCCAGCCGGACGCGGGCGGACGGCTGACGGACCTGGACTGA
- a CDS encoding GNAT family N-acetyltransferase, with protein MDHVIRPVRADEWRKAKELRLAGLADPSAPLAFLETTEQANAHPDVFWQERTAGASSGTGARQFVAEGPDGTWAGTVVVLVEQAGNVDFFGVDIEAPQGHVVGVFVRPEFRGIGLTERLFEAALEWAWSLEEPRLERVRLYVHNQNERAEGFYRKFGFARTGKTVPASAGLPDAHEVEMEFLRP; from the coding sequence ATGGACCACGTGATACGCCCCGTACGGGCCGATGAATGGCGCAAGGCCAAGGAGCTCCGGCTGGCCGGGCTCGCCGACCCTTCCGCCCCTCTTGCTTTCCTTGAGACCACTGAGCAGGCCAACGCCCACCCGGACGTGTTCTGGCAGGAACGTACCGCCGGCGCCAGCAGTGGCACCGGCGCCCGCCAGTTCGTGGCCGAGGGCCCCGACGGCACCTGGGCCGGGACCGTCGTCGTCCTGGTCGAGCAGGCCGGGAACGTCGACTTCTTCGGGGTGGACATCGAAGCCCCCCAGGGACATGTGGTCGGCGTCTTCGTACGCCCCGAGTTCCGGGGCATCGGGCTCACCGAGAGGCTCTTCGAGGCCGCGCTGGAGTGGGCCTGGTCGCTGGAGGAGCCGCGGCTCGAACGCGTACGGCTCTATGTGCACAACCAGAACGAGCGGGCCGAGGGCTTCTACCGGAAGTTCGGGTTCGCGCGGACCGGGAAGACCGTGCCCGCGTCGGCCGGGCTGCCGGACGCGCACGAGGTCGAGATGGAGTTCCTCCGCCCGTAG
- a CDS encoding type IV secretory system conjugative DNA transfer family protein, whose protein sequence is MPESRSRGEERGIPDSLLIGLLAFLLGLTVLVWTATGLAGLFSHGAWPDAVTFTRTPQAMHQLVQAPHDLPAAWPDTPAAQLSGYGLFWGLLIGQLLVLLVLFIFALGTWSRWRAVRARAKAAAAMPGNPVLGLNRGGAGGGGPVGGTTTPTHQAQPQAQPQAQPGPPPVMDAGADRGPDPADTRAWGPAAGTGAARTVRTDGAAGAWDDTLTPTPATASWQPEGPGAGRLPSPRAARPPRLVYGGPDARRPTAVQAIQDAEGAALVITSDPTLWAETKDARAKLGPVHVYDPGHLCDTPARLHWSPTSGCEDADVAAARATALLAPVRPQARIDAAMADTAETLLRCWLHAAALDSRDGKAVKQMHRWAQGTGAHEAVRVLRTHPKAMSGSAGLLESALTAHPERREIAQALTARALDALSSIHIREACTPNRADSLALESFAAEGGTLYVVGEAIEDPRSRPAAMPLLTALASDVVERGRRMAERSPDGRLDPPITLVLDDVAAVAPLPRLPELLSTGHDLGLPTLVLLRSAEQARARWTETLAP, encoded by the coding sequence ATGCCGGAGTCCCGCTCCCGCGGCGAGGAGCGCGGCATCCCCGACTCCCTGCTGATCGGGCTGCTCGCGTTCCTGCTCGGCCTCACGGTCCTGGTCTGGACGGCGACGGGCCTGGCGGGCCTGTTCAGCCACGGCGCCTGGCCGGACGCAGTGACGTTCACCCGCACCCCGCAGGCCATGCACCAGCTGGTCCAGGCCCCGCACGACCTCCCGGCCGCCTGGCCGGACACCCCCGCCGCCCAGCTCTCCGGCTACGGCCTCTTCTGGGGCCTGCTCATCGGCCAACTCCTTGTGCTCCTGGTCCTCTTCATCTTCGCCCTTGGCACCTGGTCGCGCTGGCGAGCCGTACGCGCGAGAGCCAAGGCGGCGGCCGCGATGCCGGGCAATCCGGTGCTGGGCCTGAACAGGGGCGGGGCCGGGGGCGGCGGGCCGGTCGGTGGTACGACGACACCGACGCACCAAGCACAACCGCAAGCCCAGCCCCAGGCCCAGCCGGGACCGCCGCCTGTGATGGACGCAGGGGCTGATCGGGGCCCCGACCCTGCGGACACGCGCGCGTGGGGCCCGGCCGCGGGGACAGGAGCGGCTCGTACCGTACGTACGGACGGGGCAGCGGGAGCATGGGACGACACCCTCACCCCCACACCCGCCACGGCAAGTTGGCAGCCCGAAGGCCCGGGAGCCGGGCGGCTCCCGTCGCCGCGTGCGGCCCGCCCGCCCCGGCTCGTCTACGGCGGCCCCGACGCCCGCCGCCCCACGGCCGTACAGGCCATCCAGGACGCCGAGGGCGCCGCACTCGTCATCACCTCGGACCCCACCCTCTGGGCGGAGACCAAGGACGCGCGCGCGAAGCTCGGCCCTGTGCACGTGTACGACCCGGGGCACCTGTGCGACACCCCGGCCCGGCTCCACTGGTCGCCCACGAGCGGCTGCGAGGACGCGGACGTGGCGGCGGCGCGCGCGACCGCGCTGCTCGCGCCCGTACGCCCGCAGGCGCGCATAGACGCCGCGATGGCCGACACGGCCGAGACCCTGCTGCGGTGCTGGCTGCACGCGGCCGCGCTGGACAGCCGGGACGGCAAGGCGGTCAAGCAGATGCACCGCTGGGCCCAGGGCACCGGCGCCCACGAGGCCGTACGCGTACTCCGCACCCACCCCAAGGCCATGAGCGGCTCGGCGGGCCTCCTGGAGTCCGCGCTGACCGCCCACCCCGAACGCCGGGAGATCGCCCAGGCGCTGACGGCCCGGGCACTCGACGCGCTGTCCTCGATCCACATCCGCGAGGCCTGCACACCAAACCGAGCGGATTCGCTCGCCCTGGAATCATTCGCCGCCGAAGGGGGCACGCTTTACGTGGTGGGTGAAGCCATCGAGGATCCGCGGTCCCGCCCGGCCGCGATGCCCCTCCTCACGGCCCTCGCCTCAGACGTGGTCGAGCGCGGCCGCCGCATGGCCGAACGGTCACCCGACGGTCGGCTCGACCCACCAATAACGCTGGTCCTGGACGACGTGGCCGCAGTCGCGCCGCTGCCCCGGCTGCCCGAACTCCTGTCGACCGGGCACGACCTTGGCCTCCCGACCCTGGTCCTGCTCCGCTCGGCCGAACAGGCCCGGGCCCGCTGGACGGAGACGCTGGCGCCGTAG
- a CDS encoding ATP-binding protein — protein MRDPLSALTNAFTSFLFGKVETTRLPVRTSTGQAQAVYLPTAAPGLGDSGVIIGREVYSGKGYIYDPFQLYGQQLPAPHWLVLGESGNGKSALEKTYVLRQLRFRDRQVVVLDAQGEDGVGEWNLIARELGITPIRLDPMAALDGGIRLNPLDPAITTTGQLALLRTIIEVAMGHGLDERSGFALKVAHAYVNETITDRQPVLTDIVEQLRHPEAASAVAMNVDIDDVRAWGLDVALVLDRLVDGDLRGMFDGPTTVGIDLDAPLIVFDLSHIDRNSIAMPILMAIVGVWLEHTWIRPDRKKRIFLVEEAWHIINSPFVAQLFQRLLKFGRRLGLSFVAVVHHLSDVVDGAAAREAAAILKMASTRTIYAQKTDEARATGGVLGLPRWAVEIIPTLTPGIAVWDVNGNVQVVKHLVTERERPLVFTDRAMTESAATDDVLAHELESQLESESERRAALMEQQMSGTSSPESTVA, from the coding sequence ATGCGAGATCCGCTCTCCGCGCTCACCAACGCCTTCACCTCCTTCCTCTTCGGGAAGGTGGAGACCACCCGGCTGCCCGTGCGCACCTCCACCGGCCAGGCGCAGGCCGTCTACCTGCCGACGGCCGCGCCCGGCCTGGGCGACTCGGGCGTGATCATCGGCCGTGAGGTCTACAGCGGCAAGGGATACATCTACGACCCCTTCCAGCTGTACGGCCAGCAGCTGCCCGCGCCGCACTGGCTGGTCCTCGGCGAGTCCGGCAACGGCAAGTCGGCGCTGGAGAAGACCTATGTGCTGCGCCAGCTGCGGTTCCGCGACCGGCAGGTCGTGGTGCTGGACGCCCAGGGCGAGGACGGCGTCGGCGAGTGGAACCTCATCGCGCGCGAGCTGGGGATAACTCCCATCCGGCTCGACCCGATGGCCGCCCTGGACGGCGGCATCCGGCTCAACCCGCTGGACCCGGCGATCACCACCACCGGCCAGCTGGCGCTGCTGCGCACCATCATCGAGGTGGCGATGGGGCACGGCCTGGACGAGCGCTCGGGCTTCGCCCTGAAGGTGGCGCACGCCTACGTCAACGAGACCATCACCGACCGGCAGCCCGTCCTCACCGACATCGTGGAGCAGCTGCGCCACCCGGAGGCCGCCTCGGCGGTCGCCATGAACGTCGACATAGACGACGTCCGGGCCTGGGGCCTGGACGTGGCGCTCGTCCTGGACCGGCTGGTCGACGGCGACCTGCGGGGCATGTTCGACGGACCGACCACCGTCGGCATCGACCTGGACGCGCCGCTGATCGTCTTCGACCTCTCGCACATCGACCGCAACTCGATCGCGATGCCGATCCTGATGGCGATCGTCGGCGTCTGGCTGGAGCACACCTGGATCCGGCCCGACCGCAAGAAGCGCATCTTCCTGGTGGAGGAGGCCTGGCACATCATCAACTCGCCGTTCGTGGCACAGCTCTTCCAGCGGCTGCTCAAGTTCGGCCGGCGCCTCGGTCTGTCCTTCGTGGCGGTGGTGCACCACCTGTCGGACGTGGTGGACGGGGCGGCGGCGCGGGAGGCGGCGGCGATCCTGAAGATGGCGTCGACCAGGACGATCTACGCCCAGAAGACGGACGAGGCGAGGGCGACGGGCGGGGTCCTCGGCCTGCCACGGTGGGCGGTCGAGATCATCCCGACCCTCACGCCCGGTATCGCCGTCTGGGACGTCAACGGCAATGTCCAGGTGGTCAAGCACCTGGTCACCGAACGGGAACGGCCGCTGGTCTTCACCGACCGCGCGATGACGGAGTCGGCGGCGACCGATGACGTACTCGCCCATGAGCTGGAGAGCCAGCTGGAGTCGGAGAGCGAACGCAGGGCAGCGCTGATGGAACAGCAAATGTCCGGCACCTCCTCCCCCGAGTCGACCGTGGCCTGA